In the Solanum pennellii chromosome 5, SPENNV200 genome, one interval contains:
- the LOC107019544 gene encoding uncharacterized protein LOC107019544: MVQVIKVNLASRRRFQVKKNLLGAKVKLEKGGGFQNGNTTCDTGKRHYGECLLGTGVALDVRNPLNSNNIFLHSIKSLIETNQLLLFSDHYSSCGNGYARRVVDGLGVPFDGKGDLIDHERRHVKVKAPGIIERKSMHETMKTGLKAVDSLVRIGRVQRELIIGDRQTGKTVIAINTILNQKQLTSRATYESETMCCVYVDIGRKRSTVEQLVQIL; the protein is encoded by the exons ATGGTTCAAGTGATCAAAGTCAACCTAGCTTCAAGAAGAAGGTTTCAGGTCAAGAAGAACCTATTGGGTGCTAAagtgaaattggagaaaggaggtggttttCAAAATGGCAACACTACATGTGATACTGGGAAGAGGCACTATGGGGAATGCCTATTGGGTACCGGAGTTGCTTTGGATGTG AGGAATCCTCTAAATTCAAATAATATCTTTCTACACTCCATCAAAAGCCTAATTGAGACAAATCAGCTCTTACTGTTCTCCGATCATTACTCTTCCTGCGGGAATGGCTATGCTAGACGTGTGGTCGATGGCTTGGGAGTACCTTTTGATGGAAAGGGGGATCTAATCGATCACGAGCGAAGACATGTTAAAGTGAAAGCCCCTGGGATTATTGAACGTAAATCAATGCATGAGACTATGAAAACAGGTTTAAAAGCGGTAGATAGCCTGGTTCGTATAGGTCGTGTTCAACGAGAACTTATAATTGGGGACCGACAAACTGGAAAAACTGTTATTGCTATCAATACCATATTAAACCAAAAGCAACTGACCTCAAGGGCCACCTATGAGAGTGAGACAATGTGTTGTGTATATGTAGATATTGGACGGAAACGCTCAACTGTGGAACAATTAGTTCAAATTCTTTAA